A section of the Sulfurovum riftiae genome encodes:
- a CDS encoding 2Fe-2S iron-sulfur cluster-binding protein: MSVHNSMNTGKEITVTINGQEFKSTFGKTILEIARENGIYVPTMCYLTKVQPIASCRMCVVEVEGVEGMILSCQEKATDGAVITTDSDALYNERQSIMKLYNVNHPLECGVCDKSGECDLQNKTMEFNLEEQPFTARDQHRPVENWGHVSYDPALCIMCEKCVRVSTEITGDEALKIKFGGYGSTIINTKKEKNYASLGEAAAVCPVGALVSTKFKYTANAWELTKIPSACPHCGGGCQMYYEVRHEKIYRVTNEFEFTNLCGAGRFGFDYANEGVSKDTAAFDKAVEAFKKAGTVLLSNQTSNEEALILQKLKETYGFKLVSPEARAYQKFMQAYGSITGKHLYNGTLKGIADSRAVIVLGSRINDDAPTVKYHINMASKWNQARVIYMHPLEDPEIQNIVTQFIKYEVGSEEGVAALLADTLLKEAELPKAIRSFLNDLDIGYLSAETNVGEEELEALEKSLRKKSGFSLVVGSDLYAHPRAEQIAKLVALLEQYAGFNVICIPPAGNAMGISLVCDLDDAAEGATVGYNMPADFTLSALGDGDLDMPAMNQQEGTIVTVDKRLVPMNVALPYGGYVLNDIANALGLKAEYTIEYTRELPEEKGFEAIAFDDLPDYFDSVGNEHRGYLLKSKKVSLGRTVEEVEELEGFDGAVIYNCNPTEQFSAFTAKSSNLEDEAVLLGSQQFAVATKLKDGERIKFTIDGVNFDRLFKIDTSMKGTIALNPTFDMGLSGALVSSYRFKRLDFERAGN, encoded by the coding sequence ACGATCCTCGAGATCGCCAGAGAGAACGGTATCTATGTACCGACCATGTGCTACCTGACCAAGGTGCAGCCCATCGCTTCGTGCCGTATGTGTGTGGTCGAAGTCGAAGGTGTGGAGGGGATGATCCTCTCCTGCCAGGAGAAGGCGACGGACGGTGCGGTCATCACGACCGACAGCGATGCACTTTACAACGAGCGTCAGAGCATCATGAAACTCTACAATGTCAACCACCCGCTCGAGTGCGGTGTCTGTGACAAGAGTGGAGAGTGTGACCTGCAGAATAAGACGATGGAGTTCAATCTTGAAGAACAGCCTTTCACGGCGAGGGATCAGCACAGACCGGTAGAGAACTGGGGACATGTCTCCTATGACCCGGCACTCTGCATCATGTGCGAGAAGTGTGTGCGTGTCTCTACGGAGATCACGGGCGATGAAGCACTCAAGATCAAGTTCGGCGGATACGGCTCGACCATTATCAATACCAAGAAAGAGAAGAACTACGCTTCTCTGGGTGAAGCTGCAGCGGTCTGTCCTGTCGGTGCACTGGTCAGTACGAAGTTCAAGTACACGGCCAATGCCTGGGAACTGACGAAGATACCGAGTGCCTGCCCGCATTGCGGCGGCGGATGCCAGATGTACTACGAGGTCAGACACGAAAAGATCTACCGTGTCACCAACGAGTTTGAATTTACCAATCTCTGCGGTGCGGGAAGATTCGGGTTCGATTATGCCAACGAAGGTGTGAGCAAAGACACAGCAGCCTTTGACAAAGCGGTCGAAGCCTTCAAAAAGGCCGGTACAGTACTGCTTTCGAACCAGACCTCCAATGAAGAGGCGTTGATACTGCAGAAGCTCAAAGAGACCTACGGTTTCAAGCTGGTCTCTCCGGAAGCAAGAGCCTATCAGAAATTCATGCAGGCTTACGGCAGCATTACCGGGAAGCACCTCTACAACGGTACGCTCAAAGGCATTGCGGATTCCAGAGCGGTCATCGTACTGGGCTCGCGTATCAATGACGATGCCCCGACGGTAAAATACCATATCAACATGGCAAGCAAATGGAATCAGGCCAGAGTCATCTACATGCATCCGCTTGAAGACCCTGAGATCCAGAATATCGTGACACAGTTCATCAAGTATGAAGTGGGAAGTGAAGAGGGTGTGGCAGCACTTCTGGCAGATACACTGCTTAAAGAGGCTGAACTCCCCAAAGCGATCCGCTCTTTCCTCAATGACCTCGATATCGGTTACCTCTCTGCGGAGACGAATGTAGGAGAGGAAGAGCTCGAAGCGCTTGAGAAGTCGCTGCGCAAGAAGAGCGGTTTTTCGCTAGTGGTCGGTTCCGACCTCTATGCGCACCCAAGAGCAGAGCAGATCGCAAAACTGGTTGCACTGCTTGAGCAGTATGCAGGCTTCAATGTAATTTGTATACCGCCTGCAGGCAATGCCATGGGTATTTCGCTGGTCTGTGACCTCGATGATGCAGCTGAGGGGGCAACGGTAGGCTACAACATGCCTGCGGACTTCACCCTCTCCGCCCTTGGTGACGGTGACCTCGATATGCCTGCGATGAACCAGCAGGAAGGGACGATTGTCACGGTAGACAAACGCCTCGTGCCTATGAATGTTGCACTCCCTTACGGAGGCTATGTTCTCAATGATATTGCCAATGCTTTGGGATTGAAAGCAGAATATACTATTGAATACACACGTGAACTGCCGGAGGAGAAAGGTTTTGAAGCGATAGCGTTCGACGACCTGCCTGACTACTTCGACAGTGTAGGGAATGAGCACAGAGGCTATCTGCTGAAAAGCAAAAAAGTTTCTCTCGGCAGAACAGTCGAAGAGGTGGAAGAGCTGGAAGGTTTTGACGGTGCGGTGATCTACAACTGCAACCCGACAGAGCAATTCTCGGCGTTCACCGCCAAGTCATCCAACCTGGAAGATGAAGCGGTACTTCTCGGGTCGCAGCAGTTCGCTGTGGCAACCAAACTAAAAGATGGTGAACGTATAAAATTCACTATCGATGGTGTGAATTTTGATCGGTTGTTTAAGATCGACACATCCATGAAAGGAACCATTGCGCTTAACCCTACATTTGATATGGGATTAAGTGGAGCTTTGGTATCCTCTTATAGATTTAAGAGGCTAGATTTTGAAAGGGCAGGAAATTAA
- a CDS encoding NADH-quinone oxidoreductase subunit G, which produces MSTVNIKIDGREFAVKEGEYILNAARANDVFIPAICYLTRCSPTLACRLCLVEADGKQVYACNAKVKEGMEITVDTPNILEERRAIMEVYDVNHPLQCGVCDKSGECELQNYTLELGVDSQSYMIPDTKREVKNWSSVLHYDAGLCIVCERCTTVCKDMIGDAALTTTKRGGEALDKGFKDTMPKDAYAMWNKLQKSVIAPSNGTEYTNCSDCGECAAVCPVGALVSRDFQYKSNAWDLKRIPAVSAHSSDGFQIYYEVKPASIENRTEKIFRVTNEWNYVSLDGAARFAYDFENADVRKDEAAFNAAIEAFKKADTVRFNSVITNEEALMLQTLKEKMGFKLYNPEVRAFQKFLGYYQKASGNRFWTTDNDAIMKKSDFVIALGAALRNDAPGMKYAFNNVQKMNKGAGLYFHPIGDTLIPSFGKSVECFTHKPGLEEAALYLVLDLFADKEKLPEEVKEYLAGFKTTETKIVKEKVMKDVTETVVDEETGESKEVTKKVPEMVEKEITVEKNGLVDLVGGDSATFPDTFEKMMKKKESFSMMIGEDFYYHEKAENLAKLIALIEETCEIDVVMTPPKANALGVALICELDDEAEGYTIGYNEVGDFRLSALGDGDLDMPAMNQQEGTFTNISKRVVPTNAAVEYGGYELNDLVSALIDEGEELTIDWTVKLPTSKGFQAVEFDALPNTYSNDGTENRGYLLKTSNRKAKTPSVEKFDESAALEGEIVYRCNPARQFSDFTDKAHEIFEPFGLYASVEKAEALGSKVEVVFENGSIVVDVIADEKMTGDITKLSDFKSAQNVYDLFGPARYQTVTMRKV; this is translated from the coding sequence ATGAGTACAGTCAATATTAAAATCGATGGTAGAGAATTTGCGGTCAAAGAGGGTGAATATATCCTCAATGCTGCACGTGCCAACGATGTTTTTATTCCCGCGATCTGTTATTTGACAAGATGTTCGCCAACCCTGGCGTGTCGTCTTTGTCTTGTAGAGGCCGACGGAAAACAGGTATATGCATGTAACGCAAAAGTGAAAGAGGGGATGGAGATCACGGTCGATACGCCGAACATCCTTGAAGAGCGTCGTGCGATCATGGAAGTCTACGATGTCAACCACCCGCTTCAGTGTGGTGTCTGTGACAAGAGTGGAGAGTGTGAACTTCAGAACTATACACTGGAGCTGGGTGTCGATTCGCAGTCTTACATGATCCCTGATACCAAGAGAGAGGTAAAGAACTGGAGTTCCGTACTGCACTACGATGCAGGTCTTTGTATTGTGTGCGAGAGATGTACCACCGTGTGTAAAGACATGATCGGTGATGCTGCACTTACGACAACAAAAAGAGGCGGAGAGGCACTTGACAAAGGTTTCAAGGATACAATGCCGAAAGATGCCTATGCAATGTGGAACAAACTGCAGAAGTCGGTCATTGCACCGAGCAACGGAACAGAATATACGAACTGTTCGGATTGCGGTGAATGTGCTGCAGTATGTCCGGTAGGTGCATTGGTCAGCAGAGATTTCCAGTATAAATCCAATGCATGGGATCTCAAGAGAATCCCTGCTGTTTCTGCACATTCAAGTGACGGGTTCCAGATCTATTATGAAGTAAAACCGGCTTCCATAGAGAACAGAACCGAGAAGATCTTCCGTGTGACCAACGAGTGGAACTACGTTTCCCTTGACGGTGCGGCGCGTTTTGCCTACGATTTCGAAAATGCGGATGTGCGTAAGGATGAAGCGGCATTCAACGCAGCGATCGAAGCCTTCAAGAAAGCCGATACAGTACGTTTCAACTCTGTCATTACCAATGAAGAGGCATTGATGCTTCAGACACTCAAAGAGAAGATGGGATTCAAGCTCTACAACCCTGAGGTAAGAGCGTTCCAGAAATTCCTCGGGTATTATCAGAAAGCTTCCGGAAACAGATTCTGGACGACAGACAACGATGCGATCATGAAGAAGAGTGACTTTGTCATTGCCCTTGGCGCTGCACTCAGAAATGACGCACCTGGTATGAAATATGCTTTCAACAATGTTCAGAAGATGAATAAAGGTGCCGGACTTTATTTCCACCCGATCGGCGATACGCTGATCCCTTCATTTGGCAAGAGTGTAGAGTGTTTCACCCACAAGCCCGGCCTTGAAGAAGCAGCGTTGTATCTTGTACTCGACCTCTTTGCAGACAAAGAGAAGCTGCCTGAAGAGGTAAAAGAGTATCTGGCAGGCTTCAAAACGACTGAGACGAAAATCGTCAAAGAGAAGGTCATGAAAGATGTGACCGAGACAGTGGTCGACGAAGAGACAGGTGAGAGCAAAGAGGTGACCAAGAAGGTACCTGAAATGGTAGAGAAAGAGATTACGGTCGAAAAGAACGGCCTGGTCGACCTTGTTGGCGGTGACTCTGCGACCTTCCCTGATACTTTTGAGAAGATGATGAAGAAAAAAGAGTCCTTCTCAATGATGATCGGTGAAGACTTCTACTACCATGAAAAAGCGGAGAATCTTGCCAAACTGATCGCACTGATAGAAGAGACCTGTGAGATCGATGTGGTCATGACACCGCCTAAAGCCAATGCACTCGGTGTAGCACTGATCTGTGAGCTTGATGATGAAGCGGAAGGTTACACCATCGGTTACAATGAAGTCGGTGACTTCAGACTCTCAGCGCTGGGAGACGGTGACCTTGACATGCCGGCTATGAACCAGCAGGAAGGGACATTCACGAACATTTCCAAAAGAGTGGTTCCGACCAATGCGGCGGTCGAGTACGGCGGATACGAGTTGAACGACCTTGTCTCTGCGCTTATCGATGAAGGTGAAGAACTCACGATTGACTGGACCGTGAAACTGCCTACCTCCAAAGGATTCCAGGCAGTCGAATTCGATGCACTTCCGAACACATACAGCAATGACGGTACGGAGAACCGAGGATATCTGCTGAAGACATCCAATCGGAAAGCGAAGACACCTTCTGTCGAGAAGTTCGATGAGAGTGCTGCGCTCGAGGGTGAGATCGTTTACAGATGTAACCCTGCAAGACAGTTCTCCGACTTCACGGACAAAGCACATGAGATCTTCGAACCGTTCGGACTCTATGCAAGTGTCGAGAAGGCTGAAGCACTTGGATCGAAAGTGGAAGTGGTCTTCGAGAACGGAAGCATTGTGGTCGATGTGATCGCGGATGAGAAGATGACAGGGGATATCACGAAACTTTCAGATTTCAAGAGTGCACAGAATGTGTATGATCTATTTGGTCCGGCCAGATATCAAACAGTAACAATGAGAAAGGTGTAA
- the nuoH gene encoding NADH-quinone oxidoreductase subunit NuoH gives METTLVQNLPEVTAAGVIIKAIIILAVISAIAGFGTYIERKVLAFMQRRLGPMHVGPYGLLQLVADGIKLFTKEDIVPQNANSLIFKIAPSITAATAFIALAAVPVFPDFTIPEWIPLLGGVFVPSIAADLNIGILFVLGMMAAGLYGPLLAGMAQANKWGIIGAARTAIQFLSYEVVTGLSILAPIMLVGSLSFVDFNNAQAGGISHWLIWQQPVAFVLFLIAGFAETNRTPFDLLEHEAEIVSGYATEYSGMRWGMFFIGEYANMITISIIAAVVFLGGYSEVGIGWLTIILKVGFFFFLMLWVRAAWPHVRPDQLMWLCWKVLMPIAVINVVITGIVMMV, from the coding sequence ATGGAAACAACACTCGTACAGAATTTACCGGAAGTGACTGCAGCTGGTGTGATCATCAAGGCCATCATTATTTTGGCAGTGATCTCAGCGATCGCCGGATTTGGTACCTATATCGAAAGAAAGGTACTTGCATTCATGCAAAGAAGACTCGGGCCGATGCACGTTGGTCCTTACGGATTGCTGCAGTTGGTAGCGGATGGTATCAAACTCTTTACCAAAGAAGATATCGTTCCGCAGAATGCGAACTCGCTTATCTTCAAGATAGCCCCTTCCATTACGGCGGCAACAGCGTTCATCGCTTTGGCGGCCGTACCGGTTTTCCCGGATTTCACCATTCCTGAATGGATACCGCTTCTGGGAGGTGTGTTCGTACCGTCGATCGCAGCCGACCTGAATATAGGTATCCTTTTTGTGCTTGGTATGATGGCAGCCGGACTTTACGGTCCGCTTCTTGCAGGTATGGCACAGGCGAACAAATGGGGTATCATCGGTGCGGCAAGAACAGCGATACAGTTCCTGAGTTATGAAGTCGTGACAGGTCTTTCCATCCTGGCACCGATCATGCTTGTGGGGTCACTTTCGTTCGTCGACTTTAACAATGCACAGGCAGGAGGGATCAGCCACTGGCTCATCTGGCAGCAGCCTGTAGCATTCGTACTCTTCCTCATTGCAGGGTTTGCGGAGACCAACAGAACACCGTTCGACCTTCTCGAGCATGAAGCAGAAATCGTCTCCGGATATGCCACTGAGTATTCAGGAATGAGATGGGGTATGTTCTTCATCGGTGAATACGCGAACATGATCACGATTTCCATTATCGCGGCGGTCGTGTTCCTCGGTGGTTACAGTGAAGTGGGCATCGGTTGGTTGACGATCATCCTTAAAGTAGGATTCTTCTTCTTCCTGATGTTATGGGTAAGAGCAGCGTGGCCACACGTCAGACCGGACCAGTTGATGTGGCTGTGTTGGAAAGTCTTGATGCCGATCGCAGTGATCAATGTTGTGATCACTGGTATCGTGATGATGGTGTAA
- the nuoI gene encoding NADH-quinone oxidoreductase subunit NuoI, whose product MSLEQFKNRNVGTQDYKLLDLGQSPTEGMDKFYQVVRRTFKGELFVGLWVTMREMINALFKGNMHTVKYPFEKLPISPRYRAIHDMLRLLESGHYRCIGCGLCEKICISNCITMDTRYDENQRKEVSEYTINFGRCIFCGYCAEVCPELAIVHGPRYETASEQRASFSLFEDMLTPIDKLNLQQEYDGFGAVSPNADENIKKTPLAY is encoded by the coding sequence ATGAGTTTAGAACAATTTAAAAACAGAAATGTAGGGACACAGGACTATAAGCTGCTCGATCTCGGCCAGTCGCCGACAGAGGGTATGGACAAGTTCTATCAGGTGGTGAGAAGAACCTTCAAAGGGGAGCTTTTCGTCGGACTGTGGGTAACCATGAGAGAGATGATCAATGCACTTTTCAAAGGAAATATGCATACGGTGAAGTATCCGTTCGAGAAACTGCCGATCTCTCCGAGATACAGAGCGATCCACGATATGCTCAGACTGCTTGAAAGCGGCCACTACAGATGTATCGGATGCGGGCTTTGCGAAAAGATCTGTATTTCCAACTGTATCACGATGGATACCAGATATGACGAGAACCAGAGAAAAGAGGTCAGTGAATATACGATCAACTTCGGGCGCTGTATCTTCTGCGGATACTGTGCGGAAGTCTGTCCCGAACTGGCGATCGTTCACGGACCGAGATATGAGACCGCTTCGGAGCAGAGAGCGAGTTTCTCACTCTTTGAAGATATGTTGACACCGATCGACAAACTCAACCTTCAGCAGGAATATGACGGATTTGGTGCCGTTTCTCCGAATGCTGATGAGAACATTAAAAAAACGCCATTAGCGTATTAG
- a CDS encoding NADH-quinone oxidoreductase subunit J — MYEMIAFYLFSALTIGLFLITVMSKNVLYAMTSLAAGMVLISGFFFILGADFLGVVQLIVYVGAIMALYSFAMMFFDATKDIKEKNTNPALVFVLGGLSALALVLMFAAPIYNESIQALYPMHEGVGNAQDVGIVLFTKYLIPFEVAAVMLLVAMIAGIILAGKKMDQSLTKDTSVDDEILTQKDEK; from the coding sequence ATGTATGAAATGATAGCCTTTTACCTATTTTCGGCTTTAACAATAGGACTTTTCCTCATCACTGTCATGAGCAAGAACGTACTCTATGCTATGACATCGCTTGCGGCGGGAATGGTGTTGATCTCAGGATTCTTCTTCATCCTCGGTGCGGACTTCCTCGGTGTGGTCCAGCTTATCGTGTATGTGGGTGCGATCATGGCACTTTACTCTTTTGCGATGATGTTCTTCGATGCGACCAAAGATATCAAAGAGAAGAATACCAATCCGGCACTGGTCTTCGTGCTTGGCGGTTTGAGTGCTCTGGCGCTTGTACTGATGTTCGCAGCACCGATCTACAATGAATCCATTCAGGCACTCTACCCGATGCATGAAGGGGTAGGGAATGCACAGGATGTCGGTATCGTACTCTTTACGAAGTACCTCATACCGTTCGAGGTTGCAGCGGTCATGTTGCTTGTTGCCATGATAGCAGGGATCATCCTTGCCGGTAAAAAAATGGATCAGAGTCTCACTAAAGATACCAGTGTAGATGATGAAATCTTGACACAAAAGGATGAAAAATGA
- the nuoK gene encoding NADH-quinone oxidoreductase subunit NuoK, with protein sequence MIGLSHYLIVSALIFSIGLMGVLRRRNLLMLFFATEVMLNAVNIAFAAISHYYNDLTGQMFAFFIIAIAASEVAVGLGILIVLYKKHGSLDLDDLASMKG encoded by the coding sequence ATGATAGGCTTATCTCACTATCTTATCGTCTCTGCACTGATTTTCTCTATCGGGTTGATGGGTGTACTGAGAAGAAGAAATCTTTTAATGCTTTTCTTCGCAACGGAAGTCATGCTCAATGCGGTCAATATAGCATTTGCAGCGATCTCGCATTACTATAACGATCTGACAGGCCAGATGTTCGCATTCTTCATCATCGCGATCGCGGCGAGTGAAGTGGCTGTCGGGCTGGGTATCCTGATCGTATTGTACAAAAAACACGGTAGTCTCGATCTTGACGACCTAGCAAGTATGAAGGGGTAA